One window of Paroedura picta isolate Pp20150507F chromosome 2, Ppicta_v3.0, whole genome shotgun sequence genomic DNA carries:
- the FEV gene encoding protein FEV has product MRRGAARTLLLNMYLPDPVGETLFKEGKNQAWGSLGPGVQKGSGQIQLWQFLLELLSDRANLNCIAWEGTNGEFKLLDPDEVARRWGERKSKPNMNYDKLSRALRYYYDKNIMTKVHGKRYAYKFDFQGLAQVCQPATPDHTLYKFQAPLPFSGISKLNIMASGVTPTSFSYWPGSTPTLYPSHGLQPSTPFSTMASSHISNMNGHYH; this is encoded by the exons ATGAGACGCGGCGCGGCCCGGACCCTGCTGCTCAACATGTACCTGCCAG ACCCGGTTGGGGAGACTCTGTTCAAAGAAGGCAAAAACCAGGCGTGGggctccctggggcctggggtgcAAAAAG GCAGTGGACAGATCCAGCTGTGGCAGTTTCTACTGGAGCTGCTTTCAGACCGCGCCAACCTCAACTGCATTGCCTGGGAGGGCACCAATGGCGAGTTCAAGCTCCTGGATCCCGACGAGGTGGCACGGCGCTGGGGCGAGCGCAAGAGCAAGCCCAACATGAACTATGACAAGCTGAGCCGGGCGTTGCGCTACTACTATGACAAGAACATCATGACCAAGGTGCATGGCAAGCGCTACGCCTACAAGTTCGACTTCCAGGGCCTGGCACAGGTCTGCCAACCGGCCACACCTGACCACACTCTCTACAAATTCCAGGCACCCTTGCCTTTCTCTGGCATCTCCAAACTCAACATCATGGCCTCGGGGGTGACCCCCACCAGCTTCTCCTACTGGCCAGGGTCTACCCCGACCCTCTACCCCAGCCATGGCCTACAGCCATCGACCCCcttcagcaccatggcaagctcCCACATCAGCAACATGAACGGTCACTACCACTAG